A window of Melospiza melodia melodia isolate bMelMel2 chromosome Z, bMelMel2.pri, whole genome shotgun sequence contains these coding sequences:
- the LOC134432237 gene encoding myosin-IIIb-like codes for MVPPGKRGPSPGEAGDLAALAELDEAALLAGLRERFLQQRIYTDIGDILVAMNPFQPLPLYGREVSERYRRLETDALPPHIFAVASRAYHAMLGRGGGGPRNQCILISGESGAGKTESTKLLLQHIMNLCKGYSQLEQQILQVNPLLEAFGNAQTVMNDNSSRFGKYIQLRFQRNTVQGAKLSEYLLEKSRVVRQDTGERNFHIFYYMFAGLSAEQKEMYGLLDPSLYRYISGRFGTQEVAEHWKHKYQEVCNALDMVGFQEQEQVDMQAILAGVLSLGNVTFEPEESNGSVKVSEASKGWLKAAAGQFGVQEDELLKCLICTTSVTRGEQIQRFHTQQQAEDARDSIAKVAYGRVFGWIVCKINELLAENVDPDVELREIGILDIFGFENFAVNRFEQLCINLANEQLQHFFNHHIFQLEQAAYKEEGLPWETITFKNNEPILSLLLAKPLGLLSLLDEQSAFPQATDKTFVDKLNSSFKGHLHFQPARGRVLGFSIIHYAGKVQYTAQGFLEKNRDTVPASVRGLFINSVTPLLSVLFTGKSSAHACIAKVQNQLIVFVLPATVSRTGTLMPHVKAKVVPGADDKFNSTRKQSAGAQFRHSLMVLMERMYSANPHFVRCIKPNSQKEPGVLDNQVVLLQLRYNGLLETIRIRRDGFSWRPSFEEFAERYGILLVKPGVPLTKESCLEILQSTELKGWICGKSRLFFKYWHQEELAKYVERLERAAVIIQKVFRGFRCKKSFLKLLAELRAQAQQLQEEAERERIRQLALAAEAQERNSLPVPMPRKRRPQSSPHPSDQSQQPPVPRPRSKLTESTPFDNFLNPSVPPPVLGTEEQTGEEAKMRKLKRGATLRWFTETQAQKVMQDDGAFPSWLQGMISRREAENLLIDKPLGCFLVRISQSRPGYILTYRGEGRCRHYMIQEQPNARYVILGEDRAHASLTELVRYHQGVGIQPFMETLTVPCGQKSSESLSYKNLENLTLSSPADKGETPPEKQSCPSMPSSGTPALQWFRRTKNCQNQQTPEKSGTKPSSGESSQRAFPRLRSSIRLAMQEIQQFTSNPMKMSRERSSLH; via the exons ATGGTGCCGCCGGGGAAGCGTGGCCCCTCGCCCGGCGAGGCCGGGGACCTGGCGGCGCTGGCCGAGCTGGACGAGGCGGCGCTGCTGGCCGGGCTGCGGGAGCGCTTCCTGCAGCAGCGCATCTAC ACCGACATCGGAGACATCCTGGTCGCCATGAACCCCTTCCAGCCGCTGCCGCTCTACGGGAGAGAG GTCTCCGAGCGGTACCGGCGCCTGGAGACCGACGCGCTGCCGCCCCACATCTTCGCCGTGGCCAGCCGCGCCTACCACGCCATGCTGGGCCGCGGGGGCGGCGGACCCCGCAACCAGTGCATCCTCATCAG TGGAGAGAGTGGTGCTGGGAAAACAGAGAGTACAAAGTTGTTGTTGCAGCACATAATGAACCTATGCAAAGGCTActcacagctggagcagcagatacTTCAG GTGAATCCTTTGCTTGAAGCTTTTGGCAATGCCCAGACAGTGATGAATGACAACAGCAGCCGCTTTGGAAAATACATACAGCTGCGTTTCCAGAGAAATACAG TGCAAGGTGCCAAGCTGAGTGAGTACCTGTTAGAGAAGTCACGGGTGGTACGACAAGATACCGGGGAGAGGAATTTCCACATCTTCTACTACATGTTTGCTGGACTGTCTGCAGAGCAGAAGGAGATGTATGGGTTATTGGATCCTTCACTCTACAG GTACATAAGTGGACGATTTGGTACACAGGAAGTAGCTGAACACTGGAAGCACAAATACCAAGAGGTTTGCAATGCTCTTGACATGGTGGGCTTCCAAGAACAG GAGCAAGTGGACATGCAGGCTATCTTGGCTGGTGTGTTGTCTCTGGGCAATGTGACCTTTGAGCCTGAGGAGAGCAATGGGTCTGTGAAGGTCAGTGAGGCCTCCAAGGGATGGCTGAAGGCTGCAGCG ggtcagtttgGAGTCCAGGAAGATGAGCTATTAAAATGCCTGATTTGTACAACGTCAGTGACCCGAGGCGAGCAGATCCAACGCTTTCAcacccagcagcaggcagaag ATGCTCGGGACTCCATTGCAAAGGTGGCCTATGGCCGAGTGTTTGGCTGGATTGTTTGCAAGATCAATGAGCTGCTGGCTGAGAACGTGGATCCTGATGTGGAACTGAGGGAGATAG GCATCTTGGATATTTTTGGGTTTGAAAACTTTGCAGTGAATCGTTTTGAGCAGCTTTGCATAAACTTGGCCAATGAGCAGCTGCAGCATTTCTTCAACCAT caCATTTTCCAGCTGGAGCAGGCTGCCTATAAGGAAGAAGGGCTGCCTTGGGAAACTATCACATTCAAAAATAATGAACCTATTTTG AGTCTGCTCCTGGCCAAGCCACTTGGGCTGCTGTCTCTTCTGGATGAGCAGAGTGCATTCCCTCAG GCAACTGATAAGACATTTGTGGATAAACTAAACAGCAGCTTTAAGGGGCATTTACACTTCCAGCCAGCCCGAGGCCGTGTTTTGGGCTTCAGCATCATTCACTATGCTGGGAAA GTACAATATACTGCCCAGGGCTTTCTGGAGAAGAACAGAGACACCGTGCCAGCCAGCGTCCGTGGGCTCTTCATCAACAGTGTCACCCCCTTGCTCAGTGTGCTGTTCACAGGCAAGTCCTCTGCACATGCA TGCATTGCAAAGGTACAAAATCAGCTAATTGTCTTTGTTCTTCCAGCCACTGTCTCCAGGACAGGGACCCTGATGCCTCATGTGAAAGCCAAG GTTGTGCCAGGTGCAGATGACAAGTTCAACAGCACACGGAAGCAGTCTGCTGGAGCTCAGTTCCGG CATTCCCTGATGGTGCTCATGGAGAGGATGTATTCTGCCAACCCACACTTTGTGCGCTGCATAAAGCCCAACAGCCAGAAGGAGCCAGGTGTGCTGGACAACcaggtggtgctgctgcag CTGCGGTACAATGGGCTGCTGGAGACAATCCGTATCCGAAGAGATGGTTTCTCCTGGAGACCCTCCTTTGAGGAATTTGCTGAAAG ATATGGAATTCTTCTAGTTAAACCTGGTGTCCCCCTCACAAAAGAAAG CTGCTTGGAGATACTGCAAAGTACGGAGCTGAAAGGCTGGATTTGTGG AAAGTCTCGACTTTTCTTTAAATATTGGCATCAGGAAGAGCTGGCAAAGTATGTGGAGCGACTGGAAAGAGCAGCAGTTATCATACAGAAAG TTTTTAGGGGATTCAGATGCAAGAAGAGTTTCCTAAAGCTGTTGGCTGAGCTGAGAGCTCAAGCACAGCAGCTACAGGAGGaggcagagagagaaagaatCCGGCAGCTGGCACTGGCAGCAGAGGCCCAGG AAAGAAACTCCCTTCCAGTCCCCATGCCACGAAAGAGGCGCCCTCAGTCTAGTCCTCATCCTTCTGATCAGTCACAGCAGCCACCAGTGCCACGGCCACGCAGCAAACTGACAGAG TCCACTCCTTTTGATAACTTCTTGAACCCTTCTGTGCCTCCTCCTGTTCTGGGAACTGAGGAACAGACTGGGGAAGAAGCAAAAATGAGGAAACTCAAGAGAGGAGCAACTCTCCGCTGGTTCACAGAGACACAGGCCCAGAAGGTCATGCAGGATGATGGGGCCTTTCCAAGCTGGCTGCAGGGGATGATCAGTCGGAG GGAAGCTGAAAACTTGCTGATTGACAAGCCCTTGGGTTGCTTCCTTGTTCGGATCAGCCAGAGCCGGCCAGGCTACATCCTGACATACCG GGGCGAAGGGCGCTGCAGACACTACATGATCCAGGAGCAGCCCAACGCTCGCTATGTCATCCTGGGCGAGGACCGGGCGCACGCCTCGCTGACCGAGCTGGTGCGCTACCACCAGGGCGTGGGCATCCAGCCCTTCATGGAGACACTGACTGTCCCCTGTGGGCAG AAAAGCAGTGAGAGCTTGAGTTACAAAAATCTGGAGAACCTCACCCTGAGTTCACCAGCAGACAAGGGGGAGACCCCTCCAGAGAAGCAGTCCTGCCCCTCCATGCCTTCCAGTGGCACACCTGCTCTGCAGTGGTTCAGGAGGACCAAGAATTGCCAAAACCAGCAGACCCCAGAGAAGAGTGGAACAAAGCCTAGCTCTGGAGAGAGCAGCCAACGAGCCTTCCCTCGCCTCCGCTCTTCCATACGCCTGGCAATGCAGGAAATCCAGCAG TTCACTTCCAATCCCATGAAGATGTCTAGAGAGAGGAGCTCACTGCACTGA
- the ARHGEF39 gene encoding rho guanine nucleotide exchange factor 39, producing MSASSLPFVVGANTVEDQRARWERKRSRTAKELLETEHKYLEQLDLVLTYFVTILKAKGTLKPAVLETIFGPLESLYSASHVLSLHLEKGNLGPGLENFCQSLDLYGHYAENLEHANKTLKEQVRKNKSFRRFKKLQETRPQFQGRQLEDLLPLPLQRLHQYKHFFRDLLENTNPDTAEYQKLTKTVKSVCEVSHWVQDIFDKRENSLQLLRVQKLLKGQKTRVLAAERWYIREGWLLVVPAKGEELKRRMFFLFSDILIAAKPCHPLHLLNSNKLSCQAVYPLHQCSVDKVFGHTWSQGGLLSLSFPHKTLLLMSSNQQEINDWYWSLTAAVRQLKA from the exons ATGAGTGCCTCATCCCTGCCATTTGTGGTTGGAGCAAACACTGTGGAAGACCAGCGGGCTCGCTGGGAGAGAAAGCGCAGCAGGAcagccaaggagctgctggaaaCAGAACACAAATACCTTGAGCAGCTGGATTTGGTGCTCACA tACTTTGTGACAATTTTAAAGGCCAAAGGGACGCTGAAGCCTGCTGTGTTGGAAACTATATTTGGACCCCTGGAGTCCTTATATTCAGCCAGCCA TGTTCTGTCACTTCACCTGGAGAAAGGGAATTTGGGACCAGGACTGGAAAATTTTTGCCAGAGTCTGGATCTTTATGGCCACTATGCTGAGAATTTGGAGCATGCAAATAAAACCTTGAAG GAGCAAGTGAGGAAAAATAAGTCATTCCGTCGGTTTAAGAAGCTCCAGGAGACTCGACCTCAGTTTCAAGGGAGGCAGCTAGAGGATCTGCTTCCTTTGCCCCTGCAGAGGCTGCACCA GTACAAGCATTTCTTCAGAGACCTGCTGGAGAACACCAACCCAGACACTGCTGAGTACCAGAAACTTACAA AGActgtgaaatctgtttgtgaggtGTCTCACTGGGTCCAAGACATCTTTGATAAGAGAGAGAACTCCTTGCAGCTTCTTCGGGTTCAGAAATTGCTCAAAGGACAAAAGACTCGGGTTCTGGCCGCAG AGCGCTGGTATATCCGGGAAGGCTGGCTTCTGGTGGTGCCTGCAAAGGGAGAAGAGCTGAAGCGCAGGATGTTCTTCCTGTTCTCTGATATCCTCATTGCAGCGAAGCCCTGCCACCCGCTGCACCTGCTGAACTCCAACAAACTGTCCTGCCAGGCTGTCTACCCGCTCCACCAGTGCTCAGTGGATAAAGTGTTCGGCCACACGTGGAGCCAGGGAGGGCTCCTCAGT CTTTCCTTTCCACACAAGACACTGCTGTTGATGTCCAGCAACCAACAAGAGATCAATGACTGGTACTGGAGTCTCACAGCTGCAGTCAG gcagctgaaaGCCTGA
- the MRPL17 gene encoding large ribosomal subunit protein bL17m, whose translation MRLSVAAAISHGRVYRRLGLSPRSRLDLLRNLVTALVRHERIETPWARADEMRGYAERLIDYAKRGDKDERAMRMADFWLTEKDLIHKLFKVLAPRFQPHAGSYTRLLQIPNRDGLDRAKMAVIELKGNPLPPLVRPRRDSDRTLLNQLLKGYRQDAQRARGTPV comes from the exons ATGCGGCTGTCGGTGGCGGCCGCCATCTCGCATGGCCGCGTCTACCGGCGCCTCGGGCTCAGCCCGCGGTCGCGCCTGGACCTGCTGCGGAACCTGGTGACAGCGCTGGTGCGCCATGAGCGCATCGAGACGCCCTGGGCGCGGGCCGACGAGATGCGCGGCTACGCCGAGCGG CTCATCGACTACGCCAAACGGGGGGACAAGGACGAGCGCGCCATGCGCATGGCGGATTTCTGGCTGACC GAGAAGGACCTCATCCACAAGCTGTTCAAGGTGCTGGCGCCCCGCTTCCAGCCGCACGCCGGCAGCTACACGCGGCTGCTGCAGATCCCCAACCGGGACGGGCTGGACCGCGCTAAGATGGCGGTGATCGAGCTGAAGGGGAACCCGCTGCCGCCGCTCGTCCGCCCGCGCCGCGACTCCGACAGGACCCTGCTGAACCAGCTGCTCAAGGGGTACCGGCAGGACGCGCAGCGGGCCCGCGGCACCCCCGTCTAG